One part of the Melioribacteraceae bacterium genome encodes these proteins:
- a CDS encoding lycopene cyclase domain-containing protein — protein MISEYLLINILTIIVPLLLSFEKKIRFYKNLFPLLVSVFIVGGTYIIWDVIATYRGDWGFNTLFITGVKIINLPLEEILFFITVPYSGIFLYETGKYYLSEKKIQIGKKTVYFSSAFLIITGFLFIDQYYTFTVLIFSGLFLLIAQLLNSRLHILNSFLYWLWILFMYLPFLIVNYFLTSLPIVTYSPEAIWGIRITTIPMEDFFYSFSMLSFYLLVYLIAKDKWLKKEK, from the coding sequence ATGATTAGTGAATACCTGCTTATTAATATTCTCACAATTATAGTTCCTCTGCTGCTTTCTTTCGAAAAAAAGATCCGGTTCTATAAAAATTTATTTCCGCTCCTTGTTTCTGTCTTTATTGTCGGCGGTACTTATATTATCTGGGATGTAATTGCAACCTACCGGGGAGACTGGGGATTTAATACCCTCTTTATCACAGGTGTCAAAATAATTAATCTACCTTTAGAGGAAATTCTTTTTTTTATTACTGTTCCTTATTCAGGTATCTTTCTTTATGAAACAGGAAAATATTATTTAAGCGAAAAGAAAATTCAGATTGGAAAGAAAACCGTTTATTTTAGCTCTGCATTTTTAATTATCACAGGTTTCCTTTTTATCGACCAGTATTACACTTTTACTGTATTAATATTCAGCGGATTGTTTCTGCTGATAGCTCAATTATTAAACTCCCGTTTACACATTCTTAATTCATTCCTCTACTGGCTCTGGATTCTCTTCATGTATCTTCCTTTTCTAATTGTAAATTATTTTCTTACTTCGCTTCCTATAGTAACCTACTCTCCGGAGGCAATATGGGGTATCAGGATAACGACAATTCCGATGGAGGACTTCTTTTATTCCTTTTCCATGCTTTCATTTTATCTCCTTGTCTATTTGATTGCAAAAGATAAATGGCTAAAAAAAGAAAAATAG
- the crtI gene encoding phytoene desaturase family protein: MAKKRKIAVIGSGLGGLSAAVRLAGSGYQVDLYEQNSKPGGKANQISENGFRFDTGPSLLTMPFVIRELFENVAENIEDYLKVIPLSNLCKYFYDDGTVINAYADTEKFAREISDKTSDTAESVKKYLKYSEKIYRLTADLFLFQDFSDRKNFLTKKALKTLLNINSIDPFRTMHKANRAFFRDKKTVQLFDRYATYNGSNPYKAPATLNIIQHVEYNLGGYILSGGIYSLVTALFQVARKKGVNFFFDSKVTQIHHDDFWVTGITVNRNGIVEKKNYDTIVSNADANHTYKQMLKDSVTPSAKRFSKLEPSTSALVFYWGVQGNHKDLEIHNILFSSAYKKEFADLFDRKVCPDDPTVYIYISSRFKEDDAPAGHENWFVMINAPYIENQNWEREIEKSRRNIFEKIKNRLDINIENKIVFEKILTPGMIEKETGSTLGSLYGISSNGKSAAFVRQKNRSKEYSGLYFCGGSSHPGGGIPLVILSGKMAAESIINS, translated from the coding sequence ATGGCTAAAAAAAGAAAAATAGCGGTTATAGGTTCAGGACTCGGAGGACTGAGTGCTGCAGTCAGGCTTGCCGGATCCGGCTACCAGGTTGATCTGTACGAGCAGAATAGCAAACCCGGTGGTAAAGCTAATCAGATCTCAGAAAATGGCTTCCGGTTTGATACAGGCCCTTCCTTACTTACTATGCCGTTTGTAATTAGAGAATTATTTGAAAACGTTGCGGAGAATATCGAAGATTATCTTAAGGTAATTCCGCTTAGCAACCTTTGTAAATATTTTTATGATGACGGAACTGTAATAAACGCCTACGCCGATACTGAAAAATTTGCGCGGGAAATATCTGATAAGACTTCTGACACTGCCGAATCCGTGAAAAAATATTTAAAATACTCCGAAAAGATCTACCGGTTAACAGCCGATCTTTTCCTATTTCAGGATTTTTCCGACCGGAAAAATTTCCTGACAAAGAAGGCTTTAAAAACACTATTAAATATAAACAGCATCGATCCGTTCAGAACAATGCATAAAGCCAACAGAGCATTTTTCAGGGACAAAAAGACAGTTCAGCTTTTCGACCGGTATGCAACTTACAACGGTTCAAATCCCTATAAAGCTCCTGCAACACTTAATATTATTCAGCATGTTGAGTATAATCTGGGCGGTTATATTCTAAGTGGCGGAATCTATTCGCTCGTTACGGCACTTTTTCAGGTAGCCCGTAAAAAGGGAGTCAACTTTTTCTTCGATAGCAAAGTAACTCAAATACACCACGATGATTTTTGGGTTACCGGTATTACAGTTAACCGAAACGGAATTGTTGAAAAGAAAAATTATGATACAATTGTTTCGAATGCCGACGCAAACCACACATATAAACAGATGTTAAAGGATTCTGTTACGCCTTCTGCCAAACGCTTTTCGAAACTGGAACCTTCAACCTCTGCTCTGGTTTTCTACTGGGGAGTACAGGGGAATCATAAGGATCTGGAAATTCATAATATTCTTTTCTCTTCTGCTTACAAAAAAGAATTTGCCGACCTTTTTGATAGAAAAGTCTGCCCAGATGACCCGACTGTCTATATTTACATTTCATCTAGATTCAAAGAGGATGATGCCCCGGCCGGGCACGAGAACTGGTTCGTTATGATTAATGCCCCGTATATTGAGAATCAAAATTGGGAAAGAGAAATTGAAAAGAGCCGAAGGAATATTTTTGAAAAAATAAAGAACCGGCTCGATATAAATATTGAAAACAAAATTGTGTTTGAAAAGATACTGACTCCCGGAATGATTGAGAAAGAGACTGGAAGCACTCTCGGTAGTCTTTACGGTATTTCATCAAACGGGAAAAGCGCTGCCTTTGTCCGGCAGAAAAACAGATCCAAAGAGTATTCGGGCCTCTATTTCTGCGGCGGAAGCTCTCATCCGGGCGGTGGAATTCCTCTGGTAATCCTTTCGGGTAAAATGGCTGCAGAGTCAATTATTAATTCTTAA
- a CDS encoding lysophospholipid acyltransferase family protein has protein sequence MIKANHKNYAEWIFIPYMNRILKNNFSHFYLVNQFPEIPDNTGLVVTPNHISWWDGFFAKYLFARDIDRKFHIMMLEDQLRKYRFFSKLGAYSIDPGNVRSVIETSRYTSELVSNTVNFIITYPQGEIQSFEKRPLKLKEGLKIFTREIKGDFLILPVGFKIHFYNEKHPAVIARYGNPIEGTKIFDDYNAFERNFTGNLDQLADAAENMNFAGDLFSR, from the coding sequence ATGATTAAAGCCAATCATAAAAACTACGCTGAGTGGATCTTTATTCCTTATATGAACCGGATACTTAAAAATAATTTCAGCCATTTTTATTTGGTTAATCAATTTCCTGAAATTCCAGACAATACCGGCCTCGTAGTAACTCCTAATCATATCAGCTGGTGGGACGGTTTCTTTGCGAAGTATCTTTTTGCGAGGGATATAGACCGGAAATTCCATATTATGATGCTCGAGGATCAATTACGCAAATACAGGTTTTTCAGCAAGCTCGGTGCGTATTCTATTGATCCGGGAAATGTACGGAGCGTAATAGAAACTTCACGATATACTAGTGAATTGGTTTCCAATACAGTTAATTTTATTATTACGTATCCCCAGGGTGAAATTCAATCTTTCGAGAAAAGACCGCTCAAGTTGAAAGAAGGTCTGAAAATATTTACAAGAGAAATTAAAGGGGATTTCTTAATTCTGCCCGTGGGATTCAAGATTCATTTCTATAATGAAAAACATCCCGCGGTAATTGCAAGGTACGGTAATCCAATTGAAGGCACAAAAATATTTGATGATTACAATGCTTTCGAAAGAAACTTTACCGGTAATCTCGATCAGCTTGCGGATGCAGCGGAGAATATGAACTTTGCAGGGGATCTGTTTAGTAGATGA
- a CDS encoding glycosyltransferase family 2 protein: protein MIWELLFISLITLNLFFMCVVVYNYFTAPRIKNTDPVVGTDLKISVLIPARNEEYNIKACLESVLEQSYKNIEVIVLDDHSIDKTASIVNDFESKDKRVRIEKGRDLPEGWLGKNWACFQLAKKASGDLFLFIDADVRLSRHSVSNGVGLFLGKHLNLLSVFPTQKISGIGAQLVVPLMNWILLTFLPLIKVYSSANKSFVAANGQFILIDSKTYEETGGHSAVRDQVVEDMELARRIKRRNLRMMTALGDDSVSCQMYNSFKDSINGFSKNFFSGFNTNIFVFASLLFFIFVLFFSPLLLVAAGPEFLVVVSIILIGRIIISKMSRQNVLINSILHFIQIPVLLFIGFNSVHQSIFGRRTWKGRKI from the coding sequence ATGATCTGGGAATTATTGTTTATATCGTTGATTACTCTGAATCTTTTTTTTATGTGTGTTGTTGTTTACAATTATTTTACCGCACCGCGCATTAAGAATACTGATCCGGTAGTCGGCACTGATCTTAAGATATCGGTTCTGATACCTGCCAGAAACGAGGAGTATAATATTAAAGCTTGCCTTGAATCTGTTCTCGAACAGTCTTATAAGAATATTGAGGTAATTGTTCTAGATGACCATTCCATAGATAAAACGGCATCAATCGTTAACGATTTTGAATCTAAGGATAAGCGCGTAAGAATTGAAAAGGGGAGAGATCTGCCTGAAGGATGGCTCGGTAAGAATTGGGCTTGCTTTCAACTAGCAAAAAAAGCGTCCGGAGACCTTTTTCTCTTTATCGATGCGGATGTTCGACTCAGCAGGCACTCTGTTTCAAATGGAGTTGGATTGTTCCTAGGGAAACATCTTAATCTTTTAAGTGTATTTCCGACTCAGAAAATTTCCGGTATTGGAGCTCAACTTGTTGTACCGTTAATGAATTGGATTCTGCTAACGTTTCTGCCCCTTATCAAAGTATATTCATCAGCCAATAAATCCTTCGTTGCAGCGAACGGACAGTTTATTCTGATCGATAGTAAAACCTATGAAGAAACCGGCGGACACAGCGCTGTTAGAGATCAGGTTGTTGAAGACATGGAACTGGCAAGAAGAATTAAAAGGAGAAATCTGAGGATGATGACCGCTCTTGGAGATGATTCGGTATCATGCCAAATGTATAACTCATTTAAAGATTCGATTAATGGATTCTCTAAAAATTTTTTCAGCGGTTTTAATACTAACATTTTTGTCTTTGCCTCTCTATTGTTTTTTATCTTTGTTTTATTTTTCAGCCCTCTTTTACTTGTTGCAGCCGGTCCGGAATTTCTCGTAGTCGTATCAATTATTCTAATCGGTAGAATTATTATTTCGAAGATGAGCAGGCAGAATGTTCTAATAAACTCTATACTTCATTTTATACAGATTCCCGTCCTTCTTTTTATCGGATTTAATTCGGTCCATCAATCAATTTTTGGCAGGAGAACATGGAAGGGAAGAAAAATATAG
- a CDS encoding carotenoid biosynthesis protein produces the protein MEGKKNIVVRYATKFLYIIFAVGVAGHLLPDTRELMLLLTPFTLVLTIGVVFYSLLLESNRKLIYWLAATYLFTLTVEIAGVKTGQIFGQYSYGRTLGSKLFDVPLIIGLNWVFVILGGIIISKEITSDKNLIAVVTGLIAVVFDLFLEPVAMKLDYWNWLDGEIPFQNYAAWFVIAFIVTWLFSRFNLHIKTDLPKIYLLVQFVFFISLFLFL, from the coding sequence ATGGAAGGGAAGAAAAATATAGTAGTAAGATACGCAACTAAATTCCTCTATATAATTTTTGCTGTCGGAGTTGCCGGTCATCTTCTCCCTGATACAAGAGAGTTAATGCTTCTGCTGACTCCGTTTACTCTTGTTCTAACAATTGGCGTAGTGTTTTATTCACTATTGTTGGAGTCGAACAGGAAATTAATCTACTGGCTGGCAGCCACTTATTTATTTACGCTTACAGTTGAAATTGCCGGAGTTAAGACCGGGCAAATTTTCGGTCAATATTCATACGGAAGGACACTCGGATCAAAGTTATTTGATGTACCATTGATAATAGGCCTCAACTGGGTCTTTGTTATTCTTGGCGGGATTATAATTTCGAAGGAAATAACAAGCGATAAAAATCTTATTGCCGTTGTTACGGGACTGATTGCTGTAGTATTTGATCTGTTTCTTGAACCCGTTGCAATGAAACTTGATTATTGGAACTGGTTGGACGGAGAAATACCCTTTCAGAATTATGCGGCATGGTTTGTAATCGCTTTTATTGTAACATGGTTATTCTCAAGATTTAATCTGCACATAAAAACCGATCTTCCTAAAATTTATCTTCTCGTTCAATTCGTTTTCTTCATTTCATTATTTCTATTCTTATGA
- a CDS encoding fatty acid desaturase, whose product MGILIATSVILIWLFHLIYILTSVDVDFISPIFYLHLFLQTYFYTGLFITGHDAMHQTVSSNKRLNRAVGTAAAFLYAGLSYKRLIANHFRHHKNPGTAEDPDFNIKSQNFFVWWGSFMYRYATITQLIIMAAAFNILKIWVDEISLWFFWVIPAILSSFQLFFFGTYLPHRKPHQHDMEPHKARTQKKNHLWAMLSCYFFGYHFEHHDSPHTPWWQLYKIK is encoded by the coding sequence ATGGGAATATTAATTGCAACATCTGTTATTCTTATCTGGCTGTTTCACCTGATCTATATTTTGACTTCAGTTGATGTTGATTTTATATCACCCATATTTTATTTGCATCTGTTTCTGCAGACCTATTTTTATACCGGATTGTTTATTACCGGTCATGATGCCATGCATCAAACTGTAAGCAGCAATAAGAGACTCAACCGTGCTGTTGGAACAGCTGCAGCGTTTTTATATGCGGGTCTTTCTTATAAAAGATTAATAGCGAATCATTTCAGGCATCATAAGAATCCCGGAACGGCCGAGGATCCGGATTTTAACATAAAGTCACAGAACTTTTTTGTCTGGTGGGGGTCCTTTATGTACCGGTATGCAACGATCACTCAGTTAATTATAATGGCAGCAGCGTTTAATATTCTTAAAATTTGGGTGGATGAAATATCACTCTGGTTTTTCTGGGTGATACCGGCAATATTAAGTTCTTTTCAGCTTTTTTTCTTCGGGACTTATCTCCCGCACCGTAAACCTCATCAGCACGATATGGAACCTCATAAGGCAAGGACTCAAAAGAAGAATCATCTCTGGGCAATGCTTTCGTGTTATTTTTTCGGGTACCATTTTGAGCATCACGATTCCCCGCATACTCCATGGTGGCAACTTTATAAGATTAAGTAG
- a CDS encoding ATP-binding protein encodes MIPETQFDSPERSEPEEIIDDYLLFKVNPLISEILEGFPEFVVVLNRNRQIVAFNNKAYDAFNVKVPEQILGKRIGEALNCIHTNQMAGGCGTSSFCRECGAGKSVKQTRETNAKQEEECKITALRTGKEISYEFSVFTQPIRFKNNSYTLFSVKDISSEKRKEALERIFFHDILNTSSAINGLAQLLIKEKENEEKEHLTNSLVVSSEQLLNEILLQREIRHAEEGNLQISIKGYSANELLQSAFEVYQNHELTIGKNFFVEFLENDVKVQTDKVLVVRSLGNLIKNALEASLNNDEVKLYAYSADDTVYFNVYSTQLIPENVQLQLFKRSFSTKQKKGRGIGLYSVKLIIEQNLQGKVSFVSSDQLGTVFTIEIPLNFTPEST; translated from the coding sequence ATGATTCCCGAGACCCAATTCGATTCCCCCGAGCGATCGGAACCTGAAGAGATAATAGACGACTATTTACTCTTCAAGGTCAATCCTCTTATCAGCGAGATACTGGAAGGGTTTCCTGAATTTGTAGTTGTACTGAACCGTAACCGGCAGATAGTTGCGTTTAACAATAAAGCTTACGACGCATTCAACGTTAAAGTACCCGAGCAGATTCTGGGAAAGCGGATTGGGGAAGCGTTGAATTGCATACACACCAATCAAATGGCCGGCGGATGCGGAACTTCATCATTCTGCCGTGAATGCGGTGCCGGTAAGTCCGTTAAGCAGACCCGTGAGACTAATGCAAAACAGGAAGAGGAATGCAAGATAACCGCTTTACGGACGGGGAAGGAAATTTCGTACGAATTTTCTGTATTCACTCAGCCGATTCGGTTTAAGAACAATTCATATACACTTTTTTCAGTCAAAGATATTTCGAGCGAGAAAAGAAAAGAGGCGCTGGAGAGAATCTTTTTTCACGACATACTCAACACTTCAAGTGCAATCAACGGTTTGGCTCAGCTCCTGATAAAAGAGAAAGAGAATGAAGAAAAGGAACATCTCACAAATTCGCTCGTGGTTTCATCGGAACAATTACTCAATGAGATATTATTACAGCGCGAGATCAGGCATGCCGAGGAAGGTAATCTTCAAATAAGTATAAAAGGTTATTCCGCCAACGAACTGCTTCAATCGGCTTTTGAAGTTTATCAGAATCATGAACTTACAATCGGAAAGAATTTCTTTGTGGAATTCCTTGAAAATGATGTTAAAGTTCAGACCGATAAAGTCCTTGTGGTTAGGTCTCTCGGCAATCTCATAAAGAATGCTCTCGAGGCTTCATTAAATAACGACGAGGTTAAACTCTACGCCTATTCGGCAGATGACACAGTATACTTCAACGTTTACAGCACTCAGCTTATTCCAGAGAATGTTCAGCTACAGCTCTTCAAAAGATCTTTCAGCACAAAACAGAAAAAAGGGCGCGGCATCGGACTCTACAGCGTAAAACTGATAATAGAGCAGAACCTCCAAGGTAAAGTTTCATTTGTTTCGAGCGATCAGCTCGGTACCGTTTTCACTATTGAAATACCTCTCAATTTTACCCCTGAATCTACTTAA
- a CDS encoding NTP transferase domain-containing protein produces the protein MNNDQINDLIKSYSSDFDYNKKETAIILAAGHGKRIKSNTSKMLHRIWEVPTVERVCNACLESLGDANIIIVVGIKAEEVIKTVGKRNSLLYAYQEVQNGTGHAVQVALENIVPNKYEGSIYVLPGDMGLIDAATVNDFKNYFMSSGTDMLVLTGMFEGKTEENYYGRVVRVPLSGKSGKRPTNYGNVIEIIEYKDIVNLPDNKPYKVKYKNKMISFTKKDLIENREFNSGVYAFDFKLLNSLIKEIRSENVQKEIYLTDLIYLFNTHGYRVSAVSPAEQYVLMGFNNKSVLKEMDAVARRLVYEKIKDVISIDDPDDFFIDESVVNEILKMDLAGNPLDIKIGKGVFVGRGVKLNYNTSLMKNAYLSGEICLGKNVTIKENVQLSCYYGQKIELSDNVEIFSGNILKGNISVGENSVIESGVRITGNDEYPVIIGNNVTVKGVTYIFGSIVENSMMIEHSVIVRKRIRKPESARQEKLKVRYFIPETEGLDAIEDLKK, from the coding sequence ATGAATAACGACCAAATAAATGATCTGATTAAATCCTACTCCTCAGATTTTGATTATAATAAAAAGGAAACTGCAATAATTCTTGCAGCCGGCCACGGCAAAAGAATTAAATCGAATACTTCCAAAATGCTTCACCGGATATGGGAAGTGCCAACCGTCGAACGCGTTTGCAATGCGTGTCTTGAGTCCCTTGGTGATGCTAATATAATTATAGTAGTTGGAATTAAAGCTGAAGAAGTGATTAAAACTGTTGGCAAACGAAACTCTCTCCTTTATGCTTATCAGGAAGTTCAGAACGGAACAGGGCATGCCGTTCAGGTTGCCCTCGAAAATATCGTTCCGAATAAATATGAAGGATCAATTTATGTTCTGCCCGGCGATATGGGACTTATAGATGCGGCAACAGTGAACGACTTTAAAAATTATTTTATGAGTTCCGGCACTGACATGCTTGTGCTTACCGGTATGTTTGAAGGGAAAACCGAAGAGAATTATTACGGCCGGGTTGTTAGAGTACCTTTATCCGGAAAGTCCGGCAAGCGGCCAACCAATTACGGAAATGTGATTGAAATAATCGAGTATAAGGATATTGTTAATCTGCCGGATAATAAGCCGTACAAGGTCAAATACAAGAATAAAATGATTTCGTTCACCAAAAAGGATCTTATTGAGAACAGGGAATTCAATTCGGGCGTTTATGCTTTTGATTTTAAGCTGCTGAATAGTTTGATAAAAGAGATAAGAAGCGAGAATGTTCAGAAGGAAATCTACCTTACGGATTTAATCTATCTTTTTAATACACACGGTTACCGGGTTTCTGCAGTCAGCCCCGCTGAACAATACGTTCTGATGGGATTCAATAACAAATCGGTCCTTAAAGAAATGGATGCCGTCGCACGCCGACTTGTATATGAAAAAATCAAAGACGTAATTTCTATTGATGATCCGGATGATTTCTTTATAGATGAAAGCGTAGTCAATGAAATCCTGAAGATGGATCTGGCGGGTAATCCTCTCGATATAAAAATCGGCAAGGGTGTTTTCGTCGGAAGGGGAGTTAAACTGAATTATAATACTTCACTTATGAAGAATGCATACCTCAGCGGTGAAATTTGCCTGGGGAAAAATGTAACTATAAAAGAGAATGTACAACTATCATGTTACTACGGACAGAAGATTGAGCTTTCGGATAATGTGGAAATATTCTCAGGCAATATTCTGAAGGGGAATATATCAGTTGGTGAAAACTCCGTTATAGAATCGGGTGTCAGAATTACGGGAAATGATGAGTACCCTGTAATAATCGGTAATAACGTTACCGTAAAGGGAGTAACATATATTTTCGGTTCAATCGTGGAAAACAGCATGATGATTGAACATTCTGTAATTGTCAGAAAAAGAATCAGGAAACCCGAGAGCGCACGTCAGGAAAAATTAAAAGTCCGGTATTTCATCCCGGAAACTGAAGGGCTTGATGCAATCGAGGATTTAAAAAAATAA
- the rpsT gene encoding 30S ribosomal protein S20 has translation MAHHKSAKKRIKQSKKRSERNKAALSKVKTLVKKVYSTEDKTQAETLLKAAVATLDKQTAKGRIHKNTAARKKSTLTKHVNKLAAAK, from the coding sequence ATGGCGCATCACAAGTCGGCGAAAAAGAGAATTAAACAGAGCAAAAAAAGAAGCGAAAGAAACAAAGCCGCTTTATCAAAAGTTAAGACACTTGTAAAAAAGGTTTATTCAACCGAAGACAAGACTCAGGCCGAAACATTATTAAAAGCTGCGGTTGCAACCTTGGATAAACAGACAGCTAAAGGAAGAATTCATAAGAATACGGCTGCAAGAAAAAAATCAACATTAACAAAACACGTTAATAAATTAGCCGCTGCAAAATAA
- the queE gene encoding 7-carboxy-7-deazaguanine synthase QueE, with amino-acid sequence MLKVNEIYYSIQGESSKAGLPCVFVRLTYCNLRCVYCDTEYAFYEGTDKTIDHIIEEVKKYDCRLVEITGGEPLVQTESIELMKRLCDEGFEVMLETGGSLTVEKVDKRVMIILDLKCPSSKMMKKNLYENLEYLKPTDEVKFVIGTREDYEWSREIVKKYDLMNKCGVLFSVVFGELEPVQLVNWVLEDKLKVRYQLQMHKIIWHPETKGV; translated from the coding sequence TTGCTTAAAGTAAATGAAATATATTATTCGATTCAGGGGGAAAGCTCTAAAGCGGGCCTGCCATGCGTCTTTGTCCGGCTTACTTATTGCAACCTGAGATGCGTCTATTGCGATACCGAATACGCTTTTTACGAAGGGACAGATAAAACTATTGACCACATTATTGAAGAAGTCAAAAAGTATGATTGCCGGCTTGTGGAAATAACTGGGGGAGAACCGCTGGTCCAGACGGAATCGATCGAATTGATGAAAAGACTGTGCGATGAAGGATTCGAAGTAATGCTCGAAACCGGCGGAAGCCTTACTGTAGAAAAAGTCGATAAGAGAGTGATGATAATACTCGACCTTAAATGTCCTTCCAGTAAAATGATGAAGAAAAATTTATATGAAAATCTTGAATATCTCAAGCCTACTGACGAAGTAAAATTTGTTATCGGAACACGTGAGGATTATGAGTGGTCCAGGGAAATAGTTAAAAAGTATGACCTCATGAATAAATGCGGAGTTCTCTTTTCTGTTGTATTTGGAGAACTTGAACCGGTTCAACTGGTTAACTGGGTACTGGAAGATAAACTGAAAGTGAGATATCAACTGCAGATGCATAAAATTATTTGGCATCCTGAAACTAAAGGTGTGTAA
- a CDS encoding 6-carboxytetrahydropterin synthase: MKIAKEFKWEMGHRLAFHAGKCKNLHGHSYTCMIELSGKPDKNGILLDYYDLKNIVEPLIDKMDHSFMVNENDAELIEMLDKLGSNKLVVPFESTAENICLYLLDQLKKNSLPANIEGIKVRVLETENTYAEEECRL; encoded by the coding sequence ATGAAAATTGCAAAAGAGTTTAAATGGGAAATGGGTCACCGTCTTGCGTTCCATGCAGGGAAATGTAAAAACCTGCACGGTCATTCATATACATGTATGATTGAACTCTCTGGTAAACCGGATAAGAACGGAATTCTTCTCGATTATTATGATCTGAAAAATATTGTGGAACCATTGATTGACAAGATGGATCACTCATTTATGGTGAATGAAAATGATGCTGAATTGATTGAAATGCTGGATAAACTGGGATCGAACAAACTTGTTGTACCTTTCGAATCAACTGCCGAGAATATTTGTCTTTATCTACTCGATCAACTTAAAAAGAATAGTTTACCGGCAAATATTGAAGGTATTAAGGTGAGGGTTCTTGAAACAGAGAACACATACGCCGAAGAGGAGTGCCGTTTATAA
- a CDS encoding NAD-dependent deacylase, with translation MEFKKEFSDNLEKAKKLVFFTGAGISAESGISTFRGKDGIWNKMKPEELANFNAFMKNPDLVWQWYQHRRDIVHNTEPNAGHYSIAALEKFYEVSVVTQNIDNLHRRAGSTKIYELHGNIERNFCVDCKTFFDLNELEPSDGVPHCKKCGGLVRPDVVWFGEYLPQDQFSGGETAAEWSDICFVVGTSAVVYPAAYIPMSAKRAGAFLVEINIEPTELSTHADYSLFGKSGEILPEILKLVNKIKSGGNL, from the coding sequence ATGGAATTCAAAAAAGAGTTTTCGGATAATCTGGAAAAGGCAAAGAAGCTGGTTTTCTTTACCGGTGCAGGAATTTCGGCCGAGAGCGGGATCTCAACTTTCCGCGGCAAAGACGGAATATGGAACAAAATGAAACCGGAAGAGCTTGCCAATTTTAATGCCTTCATGAAAAATCCCGACCTGGTCTGGCAATGGTATCAGCATCGCAGAGATATTGTTCACAACACGGAACCGAATGCCGGACATTATTCAATTGCCGCACTGGAAAAATTCTACGAAGTTTCTGTTGTAACCCAGAATATTGATAACCTTCACAGAAGAGCCGGTTCTACAAAAATTTACGAGCTTCACGGAAACATCGAAAGAAATTTCTGTGTCGATTGTAAAACATTTTTCGATCTGAATGAACTCGAGCCATCTGACGGAGTACCCCACTGTAAAAAATGCGGCGGACTGGTCCGGCCCGACGTAGTCTGGTTTGGCGAATATCTTCCCCAGGATCAATTCAGCGGCGGAGAGACAGCGGCAGAATGGAGCGATATCTGTTTCGTTGTTGGTACTTCGGCGGTTGTATATCCTGCGGCTTATATTCCGATGAGCGCTAAAAGAGCGGGTGCTTTCCTTGTTGAAATTAATATCGAGCCTACAGAGTTATCCACTCACGCTGATTACTCATTGTTCGGCAAATCCGGTGAAATACTTCCGGAAATTTTGAAGCTGGTTAATAAGATAAAATCCGGCGGGAATTTATAA